The following DNA comes from Simkania negevensis Z.
CCGCTTCTTCATTTGAGGTCGCGAGCTATGGATGTAGAGAACATCGGGAATGAACTGAACGTGTGCCTTGCCTAGCTCAGCGAGAGGAAGAAGAAGAGAGGCTTCACTTTCTAAAGATAAGAAATAATCTTCAAACGACTCATTCCGTCGGATCTTCTTGAAATGGCCTGCATAAAAGGTTTTGAGAGAAGCTAAAAGCCAAGGTGCTCGCTGGACCCGCTTCTTACATAAAATCTTTTGTGGCTTTGGCTTATAGATCCCTTTTTGGTAGTTGTAGTAGTCGAGATATTGGCCGTACGTCATCCACACATCGGGGTTGGTGTAGGCCTGATCGACAAGGTTTAATACCTCAGTGTGTGCCAAAATGTCATTTCCAGAAAGATGCACCACAACTCTTTCATTATCTAAGGCATAAATCGTATTGAAGTAAGACTGAAACGCTTCGTAATCTTTCTCTGAAGAGATCACTTTGATTTTTCCTTCAAGCCCTTTCTGAACCACAAGCTCTTGCAGCCTTTCAACGGTACCATCAGAGGAAAGCTGATCGATGTAAACCACATCATACTTGGGATATTTCTGAGAGACTATTGATTGAAAATTCTCATCGATGACATCGATATTATTTTGTGTTAAGATAATCAACGTGAATGACTTGTCGTTGTTTTCAACAAGTTGCGATTGAAAAAAATCTTGGGCAGGCAAGATGCGTGTGTCTTTCTTTGCTGTGATGATCCGGTACTCTTTGACGACAAAGACCGGAAGCAGCAAAATAATAAAAAGAAGAAATAAACGATGAAAAAATCTTTTATCTAATTTCGAATTTTTCATTTTATTAGTATTGAAATTCCCTACTAATTTCAATACTCGTTTAAAGCGTCATCGTCAATGGGTTTTTTAAATTTGCGAGAAGCTGTTGCCAGCGAAGATTATCGCTTTGAAATTGGATGTAATCTTCTAATGTCTTTAAGTCTTGTTTAGCAAAGAGTTGAATTTCGGCATCTGTCATTCGAAGAATGACTGCATGAGAGGATGTTTTGGGAAAAAGAGTCTGAATTTTTTTCAGGGCTTTTTTGAAAAGACGTTGATTGCGGATTAAAACTCCGACTCTCCACAATAGATAGCCACTTGGAATGATCGGAGCAAAAGGAGTCAAAAAAAGGGTGGTTAAAAAAATATAAGCTTGTTTCGGTGTTGTGAATAGAGGGCCTAAGTACCGGCGCCACCGCTTTTTCGTAAATGCATAAGCAATAATCTCTTCAAAGCGGGGCTCTTCAAAGGTAAAGCGCAAACTATGAATCGCTTCATGAAAAATAACTTCCTCTCGCTGATAAGTAAGAAGGGATCCTTTTTTGAAGCTGGTGCGAAGTTGGATCCAGTTCCCATAGTCCATGATCCAAGAAGCAGCTCCTTCCCATGGCTTCAGTCCTTTGTTCGAGTAGCGGACTTGAATCCAAGATGGGTGTACGTGCAATCTTTCCCGTATCTGACGCATGACCTCAGAGCTCTCTGCGATGGATTCGAGGTTTCCTTTAGAAAAACTCATTTGGATGTCAATCCGTTTGACAAACCCTTCGACCGTCTCATCAGGACCGATGATCCAACCGGCTTCACCCAATTCTTTTAATTTTTCTAAAATCATTTATTATTTTTTGTGAAACGGCGGATATGGCGGAATTGAAAGACCAAGCATCCAAACAGGAAGAGGTTGGCCGTAAGAATCACAGCGTTGAAAAGGAGAATTTGGTTATTTTTTCTGGAAATAGAAACAAGCCGACGTCTGACATTCCGTTCAAACTTTGACTCATCCTCAAACCAAGTTGAAGCATAGTAATGATGAGCATAGAGAGCAAAGCGGTCATCAATCCGGTTGAAGTAGGCTGCTGGAAAGATGATATCTCTCAGCTCCGATTTCTGGCCTAATTCTTTGACAGCATCATCAAACGAAGCAAAGCTGCGGTGTCCTACGCGATAAATGATCGAGTCTTTATCATCACCCGGATAGGCAGAGGCCACATCAGCCCATCTTGCCTCCACATTCGCAATGCACTTTGCTAAAATTGGATGGCGAGGAATGGATCCGATAATATTGTTGTTGGCTGAGATGGAGCTGCTCAAAACAGGTTGATGGGGAGGCTCAAGCCCACAATAGAGGTCAAAATTGTAGTGAAAAGGGGTAAATGGTTTGAAACACTTCACGTCATGGTCGACATAGAGTCCACCTTCTTGATTCAAGATTTCGTAACGGAGTAAATCAGATTTTTCTGCATAGTTATCAGAGTCGTTGTAATAATCACGTAAATGCTCAAATTGAAATTCAGAAATAAGCTGAAGTTGCATTTTGGGATGAGGTAAGGGACGCTTTCGATCTGTCCAAAACTTGATGGTCCAATTGGGATGGTTTTCAACCCAGGAATAGACATTTTGGACCGACTCTTGTGGAAAGGGGTTTGGCCCTACCCAGATAAAGTGAATCACCTTAGGAATGGAAAGCTCTTCTTGTTTTAGAAATTGGAGATGTTTATTTTTTTCATAGATTTCTTTGAAAAAGCGCACATTTTGAAAATCTTCATGTGTCTCAACAAACTTCCAAACAGAGGTATTTGCTCCCATGAGCGAATTAAAGTCATTTTTTTTTCGGTCCGACTCTTGTTGCTTTCCACATCCAATCATGAGGAGAGGGAGGGTTAACCATAAAAGAAAAGATCTCATTTGCGTGCAGCCTTTTTCATCGCTTGGTTCATCAAAAAGTATAAAATAAAACATCCGACAATCGCAATTAAACTTATTATTTCGACTCGAATGATTTTCGCATCTCGATTTCTCAAGTGGCGCAACTTCAGCATGAGCTGTTGCTCCACAGGGGTCTCCCCGAGGTTGTTCCACGTCGTTCCATAGAAATGTTGAGAATAAAAACCTGGAAGTCCGTGCTTAGGATAAAAATAGCATGCAGGGAAAATAATGTCTCGATTCCCTGGAAGGTTGAGATTTTTGCGTAAGGCAAGGGTCAATGCAATGTAGGTTCTATAAGAAACAAGACGAGCCTGAACTAAGGGATCTGTTCCTTTGAACCGCTCTGTTATCGGCTTCCAGCGATCGGAAATCATCTGAATCGCTCCCCTAATGACAGGGTGATAGGGCTTAGCACCGATGATTCCAATTCCTGCCGTCAAAGCAAGTGAGTCAATTTCTTCATGAGGCATCTCGAGACATGCGTAAAAATCATAGCCCGTATGGAGCCCATGAAAAGGGCGAAGGCAGTTAGCATCATGATCGATGTAGACTCCCCCTTTTTGGTAGAGAATCTCATATCTTAAGATGTCTGATTTTTCTCCCCAGTTGCGTGACTCTTCGTACTCCGCTTGCAGAAACTTAAACTCAAAGTCTTTAATGTATATCACCTTCATATTATTGCAGGGAGGCATCCGTTTGCGGTCTGTCCAAAAATAAAACGTCCAATCAGGATGATGAGCTTGCCATGTCCGAATGTTTTCGACAGATTCTATGGGAAAGGAGCGAGGACCGAGCCAAATGAGATGGACAATCTTTGGAATCCGAAAAATGGGACTCGAATCGTATTGATAATTGATGTTCTTTTTATAAACCGTCTTGTAAAAATCAAGATCTTGAACGTCTTGTCGTGTCTGAATGTAGTTCCAGTCAACCGAATTTTTTCCCAATAGTTGCTCAAAAGAATCTTGCATGGTCACCTTAGAAGCTCCCATGGCACGAGACTTTTTTGCTTGGCTAGAAAAAACATAGATAAAAACAAGAGGGCAAATGAAAAGAAAAATTAAAAGTTCTTTTTTCATCTCTTTATAAAACTCGGCTCGTAATCAATATGAACAGAATGGTTATCTATTTGATGGAGAGGGTCTATATCCATCTTCAACCCCTTCTCCCAAAGAAGGAGCAAATCTTTTGTCGAAACATCGCTAA
Coding sequences within:
- a CDS encoding glycosyltransferase; the encoded protein is MKNSKLDKRFFHRLFLLFIILLLPVFVVKEYRIITAKKDTRILPAQDFFQSQLVENNDKSFTLIILTQNNIDVIDENFQSIVSQKYPKYDVVYIDQLSSDGTVERLQELVVQKGLEGKIKVISSEKDYEAFQSYFNTIYALDNERVVVHLSGNDILAHTEVLNLVDQAYTNPDVWMTYGQYLDYYNYQKGIYKPKPQKILCKKRVQRAPWLLASLKTFYAGHFKKIRRNESFEDYFLSLESEASLLLPLAELGKAHVQFIPDVLYIHSSRPQMKKRKMKLSTRAFEMTKSVHESLPLNENGVDVILFSQNRPQKLKRCLESIKGNIQGLGRIAIIYDCDEKAFAAYEKVKESYPEVDFIRQSEFGFKQTFFQTLSQKGGSSYVILSSDHVVVQEEVALTPCIEAMRKSCAYGFYFHLGRQGVEESEGIYSWVIDKAQDVWREPNVLKMTLYRKIDLERDFKDASFTSVNEWIDLWARRDAHHFGLSFEKSKIL
- a CDS encoding glycosyltransferase family 32 protein, producing the protein MRSFLLWLTLPLLMIGCGKQQESDRKKNDFNSLMGANTSVWKFVETHEDFQNVRFFKEIYEKNKHLQFLKQEELSIPKVIHFIWVGPNPFPQESVQNVYSWVENHPNWTIKFWTDRKRPLPHPKMQLQLISEFQFEHLRDYYNDSDNYAEKSDLLRYEILNQEGGLYVDHDVKCFKPFTPFHYNFDLYCGLEPPHQPVLSSSISANNNIIGSIPRHPILAKCIANVEARWADVASAYPGDDKDSIIYRVGHRSFASFDDAVKELGQKSELRDIIFPAAYFNRIDDRFALYAHHYYASTWFEDESKFERNVRRRLVSISRKNNQILLFNAVILTANLFLFGCLVFQFRHIRRFTKNNK
- a CDS encoding glycosyltransferase family 32 protein → MKKELLIFLFICPLVFIYVFSSQAKKSRAMGASKVTMQDSFEQLLGKNSVDWNYIQTRQDVQDLDFYKTVYKKNINYQYDSSPIFRIPKIVHLIWLGPRSFPIESVENIRTWQAHHPDWTFYFWTDRKRMPPCNNMKVIYIKDFEFKFLQAEYEESRNWGEKSDILRYEILYQKGGVYIDHDANCLRPFHGLHTGYDFYACLEMPHEEIDSLALTAGIGIIGAKPYHPVIRGAIQMISDRWKPITERFKGTDPLVQARLVSYRTYIALTLALRKNLNLPGNRDIIFPACYFYPKHGLPGFYSQHFYGTTWNNLGETPVEQQLMLKLRHLRNRDAKIIRVEIISLIAIVGCFILYFLMNQAMKKAARK